A single Gemmatimonadota bacterium DNA region contains:
- a CDS encoding MFS transporter codes for MRPLREQMGVAGGTRNLPWLYTGTLLATLALHPPFAALVARLPRRTFITISNRFFVANILGFFALFELLPPTSLVWAGRAFFVWTSVFNLFVVSVFWAFMVDVFRTEQAKRLFGFIGVGGTLGGIVGASVTAVLAEPLGPTRLFLVSAVMLEVAVQCVRRLNANRAAAESSGPNRSEAEQVIGGRTLAGITHVIKSPYLLAICAYMLLFTIGSTVLYFQQARIAEQSFADRATQTAFFARIDLAVSLLTLLTQLFLTGRLIKVLGVGVTLALMPALSVIGFLTLGTAPVLAVFVVFQVLRRAGEYAVARPSREVLYTVLCREDKYKAKHFIDTFIYRGGDQVGAWSMALMTTLGLGLAGTAYVAAPLAALWLAISIFLGRQQTQGERG; via the coding sequence ATGCGGCCGCTCCGAGAGCAGATGGGCGTCGCGGGCGGGACCCGGAATCTGCCGTGGCTCTATACCGGAACCCTGCTGGCCACCTTGGCGCTCCACCCGCCCTTCGCGGCTCTGGTGGCCCGGCTTCCCCGGCGGACGTTCATCACCATCTCGAATCGGTTCTTCGTCGCCAACATCCTGGGATTCTTTGCCCTGTTCGAGTTGCTCCCGCCGACCAGCCTAGTCTGGGCCGGGCGGGCGTTCTTCGTGTGGACCAGCGTCTTCAATCTGTTCGTCGTCTCGGTATTCTGGGCCTTCATGGTGGACGTGTTCCGGACCGAACAAGCGAAGCGCCTGTTCGGGTTCATCGGCGTCGGCGGGACGTTAGGCGGCATTGTCGGCGCCTCGGTCACGGCGGTGCTCGCCGAACCGCTGGGCCCGACCCGTCTGTTCCTGGTTTCGGCCGTGATGCTCGAGGTGGCGGTCCAATGCGTCCGGCGGCTGAACGCCAACCGGGCCGCGGCCGAGTCCTCGGGGCCCAATCGATCCGAAGCCGAGCAGGTCATCGGAGGCCGGACCCTGGCCGGCATCACTCACGTCATCAAGAGTCCGTATCTACTGGCCATCTGTGCCTACATGTTGCTCTTCACGATCGGCTCCACCGTCCTCTACTTCCAACAGGCCAGAATCGCCGAGCAAAGCTTCGCGGATCGGGCCACCCAGACCGCATTCTTTGCCCGGATCGACCTCGCGGTCAGCCTGCTGACCCTCCTGACCCAGTTGTTCCTGACCGGCCGTCTCATCAAGGTCCTCGGCGTCGGCGTGACCCTCGCCCTGATGCCGGCCTTGTCCGTCATTGGGTTCCTGACCCTCGGTACGGCGCCGGTGTTGGCGGTGTTCGTCGTCTTCCAAGTCCTTCGCCGGGCCGGCGAATATGCCGTGGCCCGGCCCTCTCGGGAGGTGCTCTATACTGTTTTGTGCCGCGAGGACAAGTACAAAGCCAAGCACTTCATCGACACCTTCATCTATCGAGGCGGCGATCAGGTCGGGGCCTGGAGTATGGCGTTGATGACGACCCTCGGCCTCGGACTCGCGGGCACCGCCTACGTCGCGGCTCCGCTCGCCGCCCTCTGGCTCGCGATCTCGATCTTTCTTGGCCGGCAACAAACCCAGGGCGAGCGGGGCTGA
- a CDS encoding NAD-dependent epimerase/dehydratase family protein, with translation MLILGGTGFTGPHQIAYAVARGHRVTVFNRGRRQADLPQGVKHLVGDRNDNLSALKGTAKWDVIIDNPTTFPRWVKSAGEVLQGRAEQYVFISTLSVYDKWNVANMDENAPLSTMPDPTSESMQYYGAMKVLAEKEAEKWYPDRVTVIRPGLIVGPRDETDRFTYWPVRIARGGEVLCPPGADAAQIIDARDLAEWTIRMCEDRKYGVFNATGPRSALSQLEMLAGIRAAMPGSLDIRLTSTDTAFLEEQKVRPWADLPVWIPNQGDTLYLGRANIEKAVAAGLTFRPLAVTAAETLAWHRTRPVEQQAKMRAGLTAEREAEVLKAWHARPTR, from the coding sequence ATCCTGATTCTCGGGGGCACTGGGTTTACCGGTCCCCATCAAATTGCCTATGCGGTGGCGCGTGGGCACCGGGTGACGGTGTTCAACCGGGGGCGGCGCCAGGCGGATCTACCACAGGGCGTCAAGCACTTAGTGGGCGACCGGAACGACAACTTGTCGGCGCTCAAGGGCACGGCCAAGTGGGACGTCATCATCGACAACCCGACCACCTTCCCCCGATGGGTCAAGAGCGCCGGCGAAGTCCTCCAGGGCCGAGCCGAGCAGTACGTGTTCATCTCGACCCTGTCGGTCTATGACAAGTGGAACGTGGCCAATATGGACGAGAACGCCCCCCTCTCCACGATGCCCGATCCGACCAGCGAGAGCATGCAGTACTACGGCGCCATGAAGGTCTTAGCCGAAAAGGAAGCCGAGAAGTGGTATCCCGACCGGGTCACGGTGATCCGCCCCGGCTTGATCGTCGGGCCGCGCGACGAAACCGACCGGTTCACCTACTGGCCGGTTCGGATTGCCCGGGGCGGCGAGGTGCTCTGCCCGCCCGGGGCCGACGCCGCCCAGATCATCGACGCCCGCGACTTGGCGGAGTGGACCATTCGAATGTGCGAGGACCGAAAGTACGGCGTGTTCAACGCCACCGGCCCGCGATCGGCCCTCTCGCAACTCGAAATGCTCGCCGGCATTCGGGCCGCTATGCCCGGGAGCCTCGACATCCGACTGACCTCCACCGACACCGCCTTCCTCGAGGAGCAGAAGGTCCGGCCCTGGGCCGATCTCCCGGTCTGGATTCCGAACCAGGGCGACACGCTGTATTTGGGCCGGGCCAACATCGAGAAGGCCGTGGCGGCGGGCCTCACGTTTCGTCCGCTCGCGGTTACCGCGGCCGAGACCCTTGCCTGGCACCGGACCCGCCCGGTGGAGCAGCAAGCCAAGATGCGGGCCGGCTTGACGGCCGAGCGAGAGGCCGAGGTCCTCAAGGCCTGGCACGCGAGGCCGACCCGCTGA
- a CDS encoding CocE/NonD family hydrolase → MRFPTLWCLGVLVGVGSAAAQPGPIRYDVYVFGVRSAELTITGPVKTPTYSIRKKGFASNTWSAVRSVPVAAVAADTGFILWGSIRELPARIAGLARVDWKSLELVGWPDRTTLYERTRELEATVAGVTRRGTRWNKRNASRPMDFVFGPANELIAGIDPRSDVVMVRRGFEEFTTIAAWNDPTMSPAKYGFEGLGKQMVPVAEGIRLATLVYLPTGSAKGPFPTVFIRTPYGITGLIDTYWHYAARGYAVVLQAARGTSFGDPDARSEGELELMVNEPADGKAALEWITKQPWSDGKICMQGGSYVGYTQWTAAMARNPALKCLVPEVSMGTAFADQPFVGGGMLVGMAYYTFFMHDRTLLPGRTWTAVLAHRPLVALDDFGSGQNIPNWDSQVLNATNGPFWKNQDWHQAGVRPELGTFQISGWFDDDLPGTLSNWALMERIGTAPQRLLLGPWKHGYNLDRALNGYSYGLDALRDDLWVLKQQWYDHFLKGIDNGVTKKQVEYFVLGDNEWRTATAWPPKEVDRQNWYFHSDGRANRLFTAGTLTREAPTGHQPAERYQYDPKNPVPNWMSFEQMQRWEDVQTFQWDMKDLEARHDVVTFTSAPLEKDLTIAGDILAVVHASTDVKDTDWWVHVSDVDPAGRSNRLTLGSVRARFRNLDDPRLRSQGSNYAREELLSGNPADIVKYQIGVKGVANTFKKGHRIRVAIMNALDNYTFPNSNTGGDEARVTETTIGNMAIHHTKVYPSHVVLPVLGTRAGDGTTSKGELK, encoded by the coding sequence TTGCGCTTTCCGACCCTCTGGTGCCTTGGCGTGCTCGTCGGCGTCGGCTCGGCGGCCGCCCAACCCGGCCCAATCCGATACGATGTCTACGTGTTCGGAGTTCGCTCCGCGGAACTCACGATCACGGGCCCGGTGAAGACGCCGACCTATTCGATCCGAAAGAAAGGGTTCGCCTCCAATACTTGGTCCGCCGTTCGGTCGGTCCCGGTAGCGGCGGTCGCCGCCGACACCGGTTTTATCCTCTGGGGATCGATCCGGGAACTCCCGGCCCGGATCGCGGGGCTCGCGCGGGTTGACTGGAAGTCACTCGAACTGGTCGGTTGGCCAGACCGGACCACGCTCTATGAGCGGACCCGGGAGCTCGAAGCGACCGTGGCCGGTGTCACCCGCCGAGGCACCCGATGGAATAAACGGAACGCCAGCCGACCGATGGATTTCGTGTTCGGTCCGGCCAACGAGCTGATCGCGGGGATCGATCCTCGATCCGATGTCGTGATGGTGCGCCGTGGTTTCGAGGAATTCACCACGATTGCCGCGTGGAACGATCCCACAATGTCGCCGGCCAAGTACGGTTTTGAAGGCCTCGGCAAACAGATGGTGCCGGTAGCGGAGGGAATCCGGTTGGCCACCTTGGTCTACCTACCCACCGGCAGCGCCAAGGGCCCTTTCCCAACGGTATTCATCCGCACACCCTACGGAATCACCGGCCTGATTGACACCTATTGGCATTACGCCGCCCGCGGCTATGCGGTCGTGCTCCAGGCGGCCCGCGGCACCAGCTTTGGCGACCCCGACGCCCGTTCGGAAGGTGAACTCGAGTTGATGGTCAACGAACCCGCCGACGGCAAGGCGGCGCTCGAGTGGATCACCAAACAGCCCTGGTCCGACGGCAAGATCTGCATGCAGGGCGGATCCTACGTCGGGTACACCCAGTGGACCGCGGCGATGGCCCGGAACCCGGCGCTCAAGTGCCTGGTGCCCGAGGTATCGATGGGGACCGCCTTTGCCGACCAGCCCTTCGTCGGCGGCGGGATGCTGGTCGGGATGGCGTACTACACGTTCTTCATGCACGACCGGACGTTGCTCCCGGGTCGAACCTGGACCGCTGTGCTGGCCCACCGCCCGCTGGTGGCGCTCGACGATTTCGGATCGGGTCAGAACATTCCGAATTGGGACAGCCAGGTCCTGAACGCCACCAATGGGCCGTTCTGGAAAAACCAGGATTGGCATCAGGCCGGGGTCCGCCCCGAACTCGGCACCTTCCAAATCAGCGGGTGGTTCGACGACGACTTGCCGGGCACCCTCAGCAATTGGGCCCTGATGGAGCGGATCGGGACGGCCCCGCAACGCCTGCTCCTTGGTCCGTGGAAGCATGGCTACAACCTGGATCGAGCCCTGAACGGCTACAGCTATGGACTCGACGCCCTGCGAGATGATCTCTGGGTGCTGAAGCAGCAGTGGTACGACCACTTTCTGAAGGGCATCGACAACGGGGTTACCAAGAAACAAGTCGAGTACTTCGTCTTGGGCGACAACGAGTGGCGCACCGCAACGGCGTGGCCACCGAAGGAAGTCGACCGCCAAAATTGGTACTTCCACAGCGACGGCCGCGCCAACCGGCTGTTTACCGCGGGCACGTTGACCCGCGAAGCGCCGACCGGCCATCAACCGGCGGAGCGGTACCAGTATGATCCAAAGAACCCGGTGCCCAACTGGATGAGCTTCGAACAGATGCAACGATGGGAGGACGTCCAGACCTTCCAGTGGGATATGAAAGATCTCGAAGCCCGGCACGACGTCGTGACCTTCACCTCCGCCCCGCTCGAGAAGGATTTGACGATCGCCGGCGACATCCTGGCCGTCGTGCACGCATCCACCGACGTCAAAGACACCGACTGGTGGGTGCATGTCTCCGACGTCGACCCCGCCGGCCGGTCGAACCGGCTGACACTCGGATCGGTCCGGGCCCGGTTCCGGAACCTGGATGACCCGAGGCTCCGGAGCCAAGGTTCGAACTACGCCCGCGAGGAGTTGCTATCCGGCAACCCCGCCGACATCGTGAAATATCAGATCGGGGTGAAGGGCGTGGCCAATACGTTCAAGAAGGGGCATCGGATCCGGGTGGCCATCATGAACGCGCTCGACAACTATACCTTTCCGAACTCCAACACCGGGGGCGACGAGGCGCGGGTGACGGAGACCACGATCGGGAACATGGCAATTCATCATACGAAGGTGTATCCGAGTCATGTGGTGTTGCCGGTGCTCGGCACTCGGGCCGGCGATGGGACAACATCCAAAGGAGAATTGAAATGA
- a CDS encoding prolyl-tRNA synthetase associated domain-containing protein has translation MHNEEPVARLLETLAGLGVSYTRIDHPAVFTCDQADLAVPATVGGAHTKNLFLRDAKGRRHWLLVTDCAKQVDLRALAPALGADRLSLASPDRLARYLGVTPGSVTVFGLANDPGHEVELAVDRAVWEAAAWRCHPLTNTATLVVGRQDIDRFLAATGHQPRVVVVPERA, from the coding sequence ATGCATAACGAAGAACCCGTGGCCCGATTGCTCGAGACCTTGGCCGGCCTCGGCGTGTCTTACACGAGGATCGACCACCCGGCGGTCTTCACCTGCGACCAGGCCGACTTGGCCGTCCCCGCCACCGTCGGCGGGGCGCACACCAAAAACCTCTTTCTCCGGGACGCCAAGGGCCGACGCCATTGGTTGCTGGTGACGGACTGCGCCAAACAGGTCGATCTCCGGGCCTTGGCGCCCGCGCTCGGGGCCGATCGATTGAGTCTGGCGTCACCCGACCGGTTGGCGCGGTACCTCGGGGTGACGCCCGGGTCGGTGACGGTGTTCGGGTTGGCGAACGACCCGGGGCATGAGGTCGAGTTGGCGGTGGACCGCGCGGTCTGGGAGGCCGCGGCTTGGCGGTGTCACCCGCTGACCAACACGGCCACCCTGGTGGTGGGACGCCAGGATATCGATCGGTTTCTGGCGGCCACCGGGCACCAGCCGAGGGTAGTTGTGGTGCCGGAACGCGCCTAG
- a CDS encoding phosphatase PAP2 family protein produces MSMAGNHLRHWALVALVAPLGLLAQAAPRDSTRSPVIRTGELIGVTAALGLSFALDGTIRSEAQAGRSDATNTLASIGNGIGNLVYLGPVLGATWAVGVVTHNRGIRIASEDALAAGVIAGGITGLLKLGFGRVRPRDGGPPDRFRPFSSHTSFPSGHTTLAMAVASSLAHSTKDHWSDVFFYSAALVTGYARINDNKHWLSDVIAGGAIGFLVGRQLHFRGTKITPFVGNGGFGGSLAF; encoded by the coding sequence ATGTCGATGGCCGGTAATCACCTCCGCCACTGGGCTCTGGTGGCGCTCGTTGCTCCGCTCGGCCTTCTAGCGCAGGCCGCGCCGCGAGACTCCACCCGCTCGCCGGTGATTCGAACCGGCGAACTGATCGGCGTGACTGCCGCCCTCGGGCTCAGCTTTGCGCTCGATGGCACAATCCGGAGCGAGGCCCAGGCCGGCCGCTCCGACGCTACCAACACCCTGGCTTCGATCGGCAACGGGATTGGGAACCTGGTCTACTTGGGCCCGGTCCTCGGGGCAACCTGGGCAGTCGGGGTCGTCACCCACAATCGGGGCATTCGGATCGCCTCGGAGGATGCCCTGGCCGCCGGGGTAATTGCCGGCGGCATCACCGGACTTCTCAAACTCGGTTTTGGTCGGGTGCGCCCCCGAGACGGCGGCCCCCCGGATCGCTTCCGGCCCTTTTCGAGCCATACGTCATTTCCCTCAGGGCACACCACCTTGGCAATGGCCGTGGCGTCGAGCCTGGCGCATTCAACCAAGGATCACTGGTCGGATGTGTTCTTCTACAGCGCCGCGCTGGTGACCGGATACGCCCGGATCAACGACAACAAGCACTGGCTCTCGGATGTGATCGCGGGCGGGGCGATCGGGTTCTTGGTCGGCAGGCAACTTCACTTCAGGGGAACCAAAATCACCCCGTTTGTGGGGAATGGCGGATTCGGCGGGTCGCTGGCGTTCTAG
- a CDS encoding DUF1295 domain-containing protein yields the protein MPLGEEFEQSGAWLFQRRSYVPPLLLIGVAVAASERPGRDDIPGLEAPVALAGLAVALVGLVIRAVVVGSAPGGTSGKNRGAQIATTLSTTGLYSVVRHPLYLGNLCLWLGPAIATGTWWGGVIVALVFSLYYERIMYAEEAFLGRAFGAEYQAWATVTPAFLPALSRWRRAALPFSFRTVLRQEYYALFSTVTMFVVLELVTVWLESGRPGLSRPWLGLSLIVFVLAGALRFLQRQTRILHVDGR from the coding sequence ATGCCACTCGGTGAAGAATTCGAGCAATCGGGCGCGTGGCTGTTCCAGCGCCGGAGCTACGTCCCGCCGCTGCTATTGATCGGGGTGGCGGTCGCCGCGTCCGAGCGACCGGGCCGCGACGACATCCCCGGACTCGAAGCCCCCGTGGCGTTGGCCGGCTTGGCGGTCGCGCTGGTCGGACTCGTGATCCGGGCCGTCGTGGTCGGCTCCGCCCCGGGGGGCACCTCCGGGAAAAACCGCGGCGCCCAGATCGCGACCACGCTGAGCACCACGGGGCTCTATTCGGTCGTCCGCCATCCGCTCTACCTCGGCAATCTCTGCCTCTGGCTTGGACCGGCGATCGCAACGGGGACGTGGTGGGGCGGCGTCATCGTGGCCCTGGTTTTCAGTCTCTACTACGAACGGATCATGTACGCGGAGGAGGCGTTTCTAGGCCGAGCGTTCGGGGCGGAGTATCAGGCGTGGGCCACCGTGACCCCCGCGTTCTTGCCGGCCCTATCCCGGTGGCGGCGGGCGGCCCTGCCGTTTTCGTTCCGGACGGTGCTCCGTCAGGAGTATTATGCCTTGTTCTCGACCGTCACCATGTTCGTGGTGCTCGAACTGGTGACGGTTTGGCTCGAGAGCGGGCGGCCCGGCCTCTCGCGACCCTGGCTTGGCCTTTCGCTCATCGTCTTCGTGCTGGCGGGCGCGTTGCGGTTCCTTCAACGGCAGACCCGGATTCTCCATGTCGATGGCCGGTAA
- a CDS encoding amidohydrolase, with protein sequence MAGMRRAAAFALVGAGLGGCGGRPAPADLILTNGRVYTLRWSEPDAEGRPAADAPRDSAGWRPDAEAVGIQGGRIVFVGTANDAARFQGDATTVHDLGGATVVPGLIDSHTHVVELGGNLERIDLTGVATEAEAVDRVAARAAAVPAGEWILGYGWDEGAWAGRYPTMRLLTERVPNHPVYLRSLHGFAGWGNRLAFERAGISAATTAGDGGTILKDGAGQPTGVVLNRAVEILDQAVPALTGERLERSLVQALDTMAAHGYVGVHEAGADGPTIAALLSLDRQGRLPVRIYPMLSVRDTALARAWTARGPLRDSTRMVQVRAAKAYYDGALGSRGARLLADYADSAGHRGVSGSQYGFDRPVVAGLMRAGFQVAVHAIGDAGNREVVAFFDSMFRVAPTTRLLRHRIEHAQVIHPDDFARIAGAGLMASMEPPHAVEDKTWAEARLGPARIQGAYAWRTMRRNRIPVTLNSDLPGSDFDFFYGFHAAVSRQDKAGSPPGGWYPEQRLSVEEALRGYTSWSAYAGFSEGVTGIIAAGRWADLTVVDIDPLRVAESEPARLLSGRVLLTVVNGRVVYQR encoded by the coding sequence ATGGCCGGAATGCGTCGGGCCGCGGCGTTCGCGCTGGTGGGCGCCGGACTCGGAGGCTGCGGTGGCCGTCCCGCCCCGGCCGACCTGATCCTGACCAATGGGCGGGTCTACACCCTTCGATGGAGCGAGCCCGATGCCGAGGGACGCCCGGCCGCGGATGCCCCGCGTGACTCGGCCGGCTGGAGACCTGACGCCGAGGCGGTGGGGATCCAGGGCGGTCGCATTGTGTTTGTCGGGACGGCAAACGACGCGGCCCGCTTTCAGGGCGATGCAACCACGGTGCACGATCTCGGCGGCGCCACCGTGGTTCCCGGACTGATCGACTCCCATACCCACGTCGTCGAACTCGGCGGCAACCTCGAGCGGATTGACCTGACGGGTGTGGCCACCGAGGCCGAGGCCGTCGACCGGGTGGCCGCGCGGGCGGCGGCGGTTCCCGCGGGCGAATGGATTCTCGGCTACGGGTGGGACGAAGGCGCCTGGGCCGGCCGCTACCCCACGATGCGGCTTTTGACTGAGCGAGTGCCGAATCATCCGGTGTACCTCCGGAGTCTGCACGGCTTTGCGGGGTGGGGCAACCGGCTCGCCTTCGAGCGGGCGGGCATTTCCGCCGCCACGACGGCGGGCGATGGGGGCACCATCCTCAAAGATGGCGCGGGGCAGCCGACCGGCGTGGTGCTCAACCGAGCCGTCGAGATCCTCGACCAGGCGGTTCCTGCCCTGACCGGCGAGCGGTTGGAACGGAGCCTCGTCCAGGCGCTCGACACGATGGCGGCCCACGGCTACGTCGGGGTCCACGAGGCCGGCGCCGACGGCCCGACCATCGCGGCGCTGTTGTCGCTCGACCGGCAGGGCCGGTTGCCGGTCCGGATCTATCCGATGCTGTCGGTTCGCGATACCGCGCTCGCCCGGGCCTGGACCGCTCGGGGTCCGCTCCGCGATTCGACCCGGATGGTCCAGGTCCGAGCCGCGAAAGCGTATTATGACGGAGCGTTAGGCAGCCGAGGGGCTCGCCTACTGGCGGACTACGCGGACAGCGCCGGTCACCGGGGCGTCAGCGGATCGCAGTATGGGTTCGATCGGCCGGTGGTGGCCGGATTGATGCGGGCGGGCTTCCAGGTGGCGGTCCATGCCATCGGGGACGCGGGCAACCGCGAGGTCGTGGCTTTCTTTGACTCGATGTTTCGGGTCGCCCCGACCACCCGGTTGCTCCGCCACCGGATCGAGCACGCGCAGGTCATCCATCCCGACGACTTTGCCCGGATTGCCGGCGCCGGTCTGATGGCCTCGATGGAGCCACCCCATGCCGTTGAAGACAAGACCTGGGCGGAAGCCCGGCTCGGGCCCGCGCGAATCCAGGGGGCGTACGCCTGGCGGACCATGCGACGGAACCGAATTCCCGTGACCCTCAACTCCGACTTGCCGGGCTCGGACTTCGATTTCTTCTATGGGTTCCACGCCGCCGTGAGCCGGCAAGACAAAGCCGGGTCTCCGCCCGGCGGGTGGTATCCGGAGCAGCGCCTCTCAGTGGAAGAGGCCCTCCGGGGGTACACCAGTTGGTCCGCCTATGCGGGGTTTTCCGAAGGTGTGACGGGGATCATCGCGGCCGGCCGCTGGGCGGATCTGACGGTGGTGGACATCGACCCGCTTCGGGTAGCCGAATCAGAACCCGCCCGGCTGCTATCGGGTCGGGTGCTGCTCACGGTCGTGAACGGACGAGTGGTTTACCAGCGGTAG
- a CDS encoding (2Fe-2S)-binding protein, with protein MKLLVNGTTHEIDAPPDMPLLWALRDLVGLTGTKFGCGIAACGACTVHLNGNPVRSCSVPVSAVGTQAVTTIEGLAGTDADHAVQQAWQQLNVPQCGYCQAGQLMSAAALLEKKPQPTDADIDAAMAGNLCRCGTYVRIRQAIKLAADIKSGGAR; from the coding sequence ATGAAGCTCCTCGTCAACGGCACCACCCACGAGATCGATGCCCCGCCTGACATGCCCCTGCTCTGGGCGCTCCGGGACCTCGTCGGCCTGACCGGCACCAAGTTCGGCTGTGGGATCGCGGCGTGCGGCGCCTGTACGGTCCATCTCAATGGCAACCCGGTCCGCTCCTGCAGTGTTCCGGTGTCGGCGGTCGGGACCCAAGCCGTCACGACGATCGAAGGGCTGGCCGGTACCGACGCCGACCACGCCGTTCAACAAGCGTGGCAACAGCTCAATGTGCCGCAATGCGGATACTGCCAAGCCGGCCAACTGATGAGTGCGGCGGCCTTGCTCGAAAAAAAACCCCAACCGACCGACGCCGACATCGACGCCGCCATGGCGGGCAATCTCTGCCGGTGCGGGACCTACGTTCGGATTCGCCAGGCCATCAAACTCGCGGCTGACATCAAGTCTGGAGGTGCCCGATGA
- a CDS encoding xanthine dehydrogenase family protein molybdopterin-binding subunit: MTAFTRRDFLKVAAVGGGLVLTISLPGCKPKAGSAPAAGPIDPSVFVRINPDNSIVITVAKSEMGQGVRTSLAMLVAEELDADWNQVRVEQASFDPKYGEMGTGGSSSVLSNWKPMREAGAALRSLLVAAAVKEWGVDPKDCQTENSFVIHAASGRRIHFGAVAEKAAALPLPKTVVLKPKADWKLLGKDRVSIISADVIHGKAVYGLDVKVPGMLYAAIERTPTFGGRVKSVDSAKALAVPGVKQVVEIPALADGINIHAGVAVVATNTWAALQGRRLLVIDWDQGPRAAESTESYQEFMTAAVARTGDETVNKQGDPDGILAKATQVFSQTFETPFLSHATMEPMNCTASVTGDQVEVWSPTQFPDWGAQALALALKTDIKNVRVHVTLMGGGFGRRINPDFTVEAALLSQRIKQPVKVVWTREDDLTHDFYRPCSTHRIEASLGADGLPEAWRHRISTPSIDVFYGPKPAPGWGPNESDGSANMSYRIPNRSCEYTLLESGVPRGWWRAVSTTHGTFAVESMIDELAEAAGTDPYEYRLGLIDKVWWQQPADSKTFPFNPERLKGVLQTAAAKAGWGRQLPPGHGMGISCGFDHLGYAAEVFEVSVIAGRLRIHRVVVAADSGPVLNPNGARSQLEGGVIQGLSAAIKERITITGGAVKQRNFDTYSMLRINEAPAVIEVYFVETDTHPTGFGEPAVPPVAAGLANAIYRATGTRVRTLPLGLRMA; encoded by the coding sequence ATGACCGCCTTCACCCGGCGTGACTTCCTCAAGGTCGCCGCGGTCGGCGGCGGCTTGGTGCTGACCATCTCGCTCCCCGGATGCAAGCCCAAAGCCGGATCGGCGCCGGCGGCCGGACCGATCGATCCGAGCGTCTTCGTGCGGATCAATCCCGACAACTCGATCGTGATTACGGTGGCCAAGTCGGAAATGGGGCAGGGGGTTCGCACCTCATTGGCCATGCTGGTGGCCGAAGAACTCGACGCCGACTGGAATCAGGTCCGGGTCGAACAAGCCTCCTTTGACCCGAAGTACGGCGAGATGGGGACGGGGGGAAGCAGCAGCGTGCTGAGTAACTGGAAGCCGATGCGCGAGGCCGGCGCCGCGCTTCGGAGTCTGCTGGTGGCCGCGGCGGTGAAGGAGTGGGGGGTGGACCCCAAGGACTGCCAGACCGAGAACTCGTTCGTCATCCATGCGGCAAGCGGCCGGCGGATTCATTTCGGTGCCGTCGCCGAGAAGGCGGCCGCACTGCCGTTGCCGAAGACCGTCGTCCTCAAGCCGAAGGCGGACTGGAAGCTCCTGGGCAAGGACCGGGTGAGCATCATCAGCGCCGACGTGATCCATGGCAAGGCGGTGTATGGGCTCGACGTCAAGGTGCCGGGCATGTTGTACGCCGCCATCGAGCGGACCCCGACCTTCGGGGGCCGGGTGAAGTCGGTCGACTCCGCCAAGGCTCTGGCCGTGCCGGGCGTCAAACAGGTAGTGGAGATTCCGGCCCTGGCGGATGGGATCAACATCCATGCGGGCGTGGCCGTGGTGGCCACCAACACTTGGGCGGCGTTGCAAGGCCGCCGGCTGTTGGTGATCGACTGGGACCAGGGGCCGCGGGCCGCGGAGTCGACGGAGTCGTACCAGGAGTTCATGACCGCGGCGGTGGCCCGCACCGGCGATGAGACCGTCAACAAACAGGGGGATCCCGACGGCATTCTGGCCAAGGCCACTCAGGTGTTCTCGCAAACCTTCGAGACGCCGTTCCTGTCGCACGCGACGATGGAACCGATGAATTGCACGGCCAGCGTCACCGGCGACCAAGTCGAAGTCTGGTCGCCCACCCAGTTTCCTGATTGGGGAGCCCAGGCCTTGGCACTGGCGCTCAAGACCGACATCAAGAACGTCCGGGTCCATGTCACCCTGATGGGGGGCGGGTTCGGGCGGCGGATCAATCCGGACTTCACCGTGGAAGCGGCCCTGTTGTCACAGCGGATCAAGCAGCCCGTCAAGGTGGTCTGGACCCGAGAAGACGACCTGACCCACGATTTCTACCGTCCCTGCTCGACCCACCGGATCGAGGCGTCGTTAGGCGCCGACGGGTTGCCCGAGGCGTGGCGGCACCGGATCAGCACGCCGTCCATCGATGTGTTTTACGGACCCAAGCCCGCGCCCGGGTGGGGTCCTAACGAATCGGACGGCTCGGCCAACATGTCGTATCGGATTCCGAACCGGTCCTGCGAGTACACCCTGCTCGAGTCGGGGGTCCCGCGCGGCTGGTGGCGGGCGGTCAGTACCACCCATGGGACGTTTGCCGTCGAGAGCATGATCGACGAGCTCGCCGAGGCCGCCGGAACGGACCCGTACGAGTATCGGCTCGGCCTGATCGACAAGGTGTGGTGGCAGCAGCCGGCCGATTCCAAGACCTTCCCCTTCAATCCCGAGCGGCTGAAGGGCGTCCTCCAGACGGCGGCCGCCAAGGCCGGTTGGGGCCGGCAACTCCCGCCGGGGCACGGCATGGGGATCTCCTGCGGGTTCGATCATCTCGGCTATGCCGCCGAGGTCTTCGAAGTCTCGGTGATCGCGGGCCGGCTTCGGATTCACCGGGTCGTCGTGGCCGCGGACAGCGGACCGGTGCTCAACCCGAACGGGGCCCGGTCGCAGCTGGAGGGCGGGGTCATTCAAGGACTGTCGGCGGCCATCAAGGAACGGATCACGATTACCGGCGGCGCGGTCAAGCAACGGAACTTCGACACCTATTCGATGCTCCGGATCAACGAGGCCCCGGCCGTCATCGAAGTCTATTTCGTCGAAACCGACACCCACCCGACCGGCTTTGGCGAACCCGCCGTGCCGCCGGTGGCCGCGGGGCTAGCCAACGCCATCTACCGCGCCACCGGCACCCGAGTTCGGACCCTGCCGCTAGGCCTCAGGATGGCCTAA